A stretch of the Sphingobacterium thalpophilum genome encodes the following:
- the nadE gene encoding NAD(+) synthase, with protein MENNLRKSFFITDENVEQYARQMATWIAEQVTAAGRRGVVLGMSGGIDCSVVACLCLMAKVDIHLIMMPYGSDMHNSKSHAHAMELIDKFNFPYHIFDIQSAVDALVIRNETYIVASSTPHRVLSLANIRPRVRMTYLYEFAQLGSRFVIGTGNMAEATVGYFTKWGDGAYDLNPLALVTKQEVYTLAKFLGIPESIQQKRPSAGLWEGQTDEDELGMTYAQIDAFILTGTSGDLAVDELIRKRQEQSAHKFAAIPVFKG; from the coding sequence ATGGAAAATAACCTAAGGAAATCTTTTTTCATCACCGATGAAAATGTTGAGCAATATGCACGGCAAATGGCAACCTGGATTGCGGAACAGGTGACTGCCGCTGGTCGTCGTGGAGTGGTACTTGGCATGAGCGGCGGCATCGACTGCAGCGTGGTTGCTTGTCTCTGCCTCATGGCGAAAGTGGATATCCATTTGATTATGATGCCTTATGGAAGCGATATGCACAATAGCAAGAGCCATGCACATGCCATGGAACTGATCGATAAGTTTAATTTTCCTTACCATATCTTTGATATCCAGTCGGCTGTTGATGCCCTGGTAATCCGCAATGAGACTTATATTGTAGCTTCGAGTACGCCTCATCGTGTATTGAGTTTAGCTAATATTCGCCCCCGTGTCCGTATGACGTACCTATATGAATTTGCGCAACTGGGTAGCCGCTTTGTCATCGGCACTGGCAATATGGCTGAGGCTACCGTAGGGTATTTCACAAAATGGGGAGATGGTGCCTATGACCTCAATCCATTGGCACTCGTCACCAAACAAGAAGTATATACTTTGGCTAAATTTCTCGGTATTCCGGAATCCATTCAGCAGAAGCGTCCTTCAGCAGGGCTATGGGAAGGTCAGACAGATGAAGATGAACTGGGCATGACTTATGCGCAGATTGATGCTTTTATTTTAACGGGAACATCCGGCGATCTAGCGGTTGATGAACTTATCCGCAAACGCCAGGAACAGTCTGCACATAAGTTTGCGGCTATCCCAGTCTTTAAAGGCTAA
- a CDS encoding YfiT family bacillithiol transferase — MQHELEKLRYPIGRFAVPDYIDTQLLQDWIKTIANFPTRIKSEVSGLTDTDLEKRYRPDGWTIKQVVHHCADSHMNSFIRFKLALTEDNPTIKLYEEQHWAELADAKNVSIDSSVKLLEGLHERWETLLTNLSNEQLERTFVHPATKRLISLKVNIGLYAWHCNHHLMHIVNAKNR, encoded by the coding sequence ATGCAACATGAATTAGAAAAACTAAGATATCCCATTGGCCGTTTTGCCGTACCTGACTATATCGATACCCAATTGCTGCAGGATTGGATAAAAACGATTGCCAATTTTCCAACGCGCATTAAATCCGAAGTCAGTGGGCTCACGGACACCGACTTAGAGAAACGTTATAGACCGGATGGCTGGACAATCAAACAAGTGGTGCACCATTGTGCTGACAGCCATATGAATAGCTTTATCCGCTTTAAGCTCGCGCTGACGGAAGATAATCCTACGATAAAATTATATGAAGAGCAACACTGGGCAGAACTTGCGGATGCAAAAAATGTCTCGATTGATAGTTCTGTTAAATTGCTTGAAGGTTTGCATGAGCGTTGGGAAACGCTTTTGACCAATTTAAGCAACGAACAGCTTGAAAGGACCTTCGTTCATCCGGCAACCAAGAGACTGATCTCATTGAAAGTCAACATAGGACTATACGCATGGCATTGCAACCATCATCTGATGCATATCGTGAACGCTAAAAATCGTTAA
- a CDS encoding NYN domain-containing protein codes for MAEHGDLQIAILIDADNMSYRKIEEILNEVKRYGIPTIKRIYGDWTNPYVEKWKDKLLTHAITPIQQYSYTQGKNSTDAALIIDAMDILHSDRVDGFCIVSSDSDFTRLATRLRESGKLVIGIGEKKTPKPFIASCDKFIYVEIFEKNPKKESNAKKKQQNPPKPIDHPASIAVLDEETLELLKDTVDDTADENGWAFLGEIGSLFNKRKPDFDARNYGYDKMSHLFKAYKEDFEIEERNTDKSRIKHYYIRNIIKRPLAATQTSVAAEERKEPMQTAPVSSIAKGEVKPSGQNARKKGRQEKKRQGIVSENTIPEVTVEQQPVEAPQEQAVTASDAPYRMLFPAKGNKITADDVKKSQIRITKDFKPLFPTKSQKLRIAIDTKEYECNFNYRGRGFHVLKLGKEAATQLGLAEGIQLEITKLNDHSFSFRNSTI; via the coding sequence ATGGCAGAACATGGGGACTTACAAATTGCAATATTAATCGATGCAGACAATATGTCTTATCGGAAGATAGAAGAGATTTTGAATGAAGTGAAGAGGTATGGAATACCGACCATTAAGCGAATCTATGGAGACTGGACGAATCCCTATGTCGAGAAATGGAAAGATAAGCTCCTTACCCACGCCATTACGCCTATACAACAGTATAGTTATACGCAGGGTAAAAATTCTACAGATGCTGCTTTAATTATCGATGCTATGGATATTCTACACTCTGACCGAGTTGATGGCTTCTGCATTGTTTCCAGCGACAGTGACTTTACGCGTTTAGCAACCCGTCTCAGGGAGTCCGGCAAATTGGTCATCGGTATCGGCGAGAAAAAAACGCCAAAACCGTTTATCGCCTCCTGCGACAAATTCATTTATGTTGAGATTTTCGAAAAGAATCCAAAAAAAGAATCCAATGCAAAGAAAAAGCAGCAGAACCCACCCAAGCCGATAGATCACCCTGCCAGTATAGCTGTGCTCGATGAAGAAACACTCGAATTGCTAAAAGACACTGTTGACGATACGGCGGATGAAAACGGATGGGCATTTCTGGGTGAAATTGGTAGCCTTTTTAACAAAAGGAAGCCGGATTTTGATGCCCGGAATTATGGCTACGACAAGATGTCTCATCTTTTTAAAGCCTATAAAGAAGACTTTGAAATAGAAGAACGAAATACGGACAAGTCCAGAATCAAGCATTACTATATCCGTAATATCATCAAGCGCCCATTAGCTGCAACGCAGACTTCAGTAGCGGCAGAGGAACGAAAAGAACCTATGCAAACAGCTCCTGTTTCTAGTATAGCAAAAGGAGAAGTCAAACCCTCAGGTCAAAATGCACGCAAAAAAGGCCGTCAGGAAAAAAAACGTCAAGGCATAGTTTCGGAAAATACAATACCTGAAGTAACGGTGGAGCAGCAGCCAGTAGAAGCTCCACAAGAACAGGCTGTCACCGCGTCCGATGCCCCATATCGCATGCTTTTCCCTGCTAAGGGAAATAAAATCACAGCAGACGATGTTAAGAAGTCTCAGATCCGAATTACGAAAGACTTTAAGCCTTTATTTCCCACCAAATCACAAAAATTGAGAATCGCGATTGACACGAAGGAATACGAATGTAACTTCAATTACCGTGGCCGAGGATTCCATGTACTTAAATTAGGAAAGGAAGCCGCGACACAGCTGGGTTTGGCCGAAGGAATTCAACTAGAAATCACCAAGCTCAATGACCATAGCTTTAGCTTCCGGAACTCCACTATTTAA
- a CDS encoding SLC5 family protein codes for MKLDWIDIIIFAVYIIGIVVLGLYASKKSSSSKRDYFLAGDKLPWWMIGGSIIAANISSHHLVGAMGAAYSRGFVAITLEWGAILIGFNALLWLFLPFYIRNGFYTIPEYLQKRYGNATRVLYAILILFTYVFVEIGAVLYLGGLSLHALFGIPLLYSIFGMAILTGMYTVLGGLKAVIWTEMVQLVILVLGGIVLTFATINAAGGFQSVVDSSKNWKMFYPASDPDFPWTMYLGGLLCISVFYCATNQFIVQRVLAAKNEWHGRMGVIFGDYLKFLVPLIITVPALVAPRFLPHLDQPDLLFATLVETLLPKGLVGLVMAGLISAIMSHISGAINSCTTILTVDVYSQYINKNASDREAVRFGKRAGVAIIVLGILSAVVLISFSDKPVFLYLMNLYGLFTPGIATMFLMGVFWKRTTAQGALVAGLLTIPLSLLLEYALPEMPFFNRTGIVFWTCMVACVLVSLSTPAVPEVRLKNLVLSRESFQMPLNDRTFQRGVKNPVLWWLIITVMVLYFYIRYF; via the coding sequence ATGAAACTGGATTGGATTGACATCATTATTTTTGCGGTATATATAATCGGTATCGTTGTCTTGGGGCTGTATGCGTCGAAAAAAAGTTCTTCTTCCAAACGGGACTATTTTTTGGCAGGCGATAAGTTGCCCTGGTGGATGATCGGTGGTAGTATTATTGCCGCAAATATCAGTAGTCATCATCTTGTCGGCGCTATGGGAGCGGCTTACAGCCGAGGTTTTGTAGCCATTACGTTGGAATGGGGGGCGATATTGATCGGTTTTAATGCCTTGCTCTGGTTATTCTTGCCATTTTACATTCGCAACGGTTTTTATACGATTCCTGAATACTTGCAAAAAAGATACGGGAACGCGACACGTGTCCTTTATGCGATATTGATATTGTTTACCTACGTTTTTGTTGAAATTGGTGCAGTTCTGTATTTGGGAGGCTTGTCTTTACATGCATTATTTGGTATTCCTCTTCTTTACAGTATCTTCGGAATGGCAATTTTAACCGGCATGTATACCGTTTTGGGCGGATTAAAAGCTGTTATCTGGACCGAAATGGTACAGCTTGTGATTTTGGTTCTTGGGGGTATTGTGCTCACTTTTGCTACTATCAATGCCGCAGGGGGATTTCAGTCCGTTGTAGATTCCTCCAAGAACTGGAAAATGTTCTATCCTGCTTCCGATCCCGATTTTCCCTGGACTATGTATTTGGGAGGCCTATTGTGTATCAGCGTGTTTTATTGCGCAACGAATCAGTTTATCGTGCAACGTGTCTTGGCAGCAAAAAATGAATGGCATGGCCGTATGGGAGTGATTTTTGGCGATTATCTCAAATTTTTGGTTCCGCTAATTATAACGGTTCCGGCTTTGGTGGCGCCCAGATTTTTGCCGCACCTAGATCAGCCGGATCTGCTGTTTGCAACATTGGTAGAGACACTATTGCCCAAAGGTTTGGTTGGCTTAGTTATGGCAGGCCTGATCTCGGCAATCATGTCGCATATCTCGGGAGCTATCAATTCTTGTACAACGATACTTACGGTGGATGTGTATAGTCAATATATCAATAAAAACGCCAGCGACCGCGAGGCTGTGCGTTTCGGTAAACGAGCTGGGGTAGCTATCATTGTACTTGGCATTTTGAGCGCTGTCGTACTGATCAGTTTCTCGGACAAGCCGGTTTTTCTATATCTAATGAATCTTTATGGTTTATTTACTCCGGGGATCGCAACGATGTTTTTGATGGGTGTCTTTTGGAAACGGACAACCGCCCAAGGAGCTTTGGTGGCAGGTCTGCTGACCATTCCACTGTCTTTGTTGTTAGAGTATGCTCTTCCAGAAATGCCTTTTTTTAACAGGACAGGTATCGTGTTTTGGACTTGTATGGTCGCCTGTGTACTGGTCAGTTTATCGACGCCGGCAGTTCCCGAAGTGCGCTTGAAAAATTTGGTATTGAGCCGTGAGTCCTTTCAAATGCCGCTGAATGACCGTACATTTCAACGAGGTGTTAAGAACCCTGTCCTCTGGTGGTTAATTATTACAGTGATGGTTCTATATTTTTATATCCGTTATTTTTAA
- a CDS encoding SEL1-like repeat protein produces the protein MAHRIYIYNVDFKTNERFSSYLAEWKYEIPALMLPLFTSNIRSKGTQLYADKQDGIARLRYFFVLLADQYQLHYKKQYYEPVDRMFAFLENLPFDTFCVDGRDVFNMNEEKHTLQAHAWAEEIKANGLLYAQAVEQRSLDPLLPILQNSGYASFLEMLQTDWINYGLGLWEEDVLVGRGPEVFEENGKHGLKDANGELLLPAVYEEIFEFNEAGVAVVQQDQLFGYINDLGVELVPCQYVEAFDARYINGINYSEVEVMGKWGLLHVEGNRLCIPAAYDELSWLTYGYLNAMRGEQNFLFSAKGTLVVGEPATSPFNYDYHKLFYCRQKGSMKRKYFRMDGKYLGEFLEDSLLPLFNGYFWIKPNKLQKKIAIIKPDGAILDNDIDRIVTLDDYRSVAYLKEKGWFVLSLKHHDYRLRDLQINKVLIDSIQQYRKDIFIIVSPMGQGIYDAYHDHWLLSPDPNYQKIEHCFLEFMRIQQADGMFYYDTKVNVRGELYDYICAPFYYPKVEDNEAALLLLFKGTQLFYLNPARHPVEIPETAFGRLYEERYSLQGHDQSYFIAFYQRWTKQKGVGYESYFDNETLYEQGQRFYDTQNIKDAIRLLTIGASRGSADCQYVLGNIYTDADYEETLDIARGRQFYEQAMKQDHAKAWTNWGFLHATGFGVELNIEQAIKAYSRAAELGEPQALSNLGNLYFDDEHVEQDYARALSYFKQAEKGGIANYAQMAEIYFQQQDYSNLIRCLKKDEAGQYAAIYYGILYEEGLGVKQSISKALKYYEQANNDAVYAYAVNRLLYYYQTGSSFANSEKYAFWLNFAAENNVDVEK, from the coding sequence ATGGCACACCGTATTTATATTTATAATGTAGATTTTAAGACGAACGAAAGATTTTCATCATATCTGGCCGAATGGAAATATGAAATTCCTGCGCTGATGCTTCCTTTGTTTACGTCGAATATTCGGTCTAAAGGAACCCAGCTGTATGCAGATAAGCAAGATGGTATTGCACGTCTTCGGTACTTTTTTGTCCTGTTGGCTGACCAGTATCAGCTTCATTATAAAAAACAGTACTACGAACCGGTAGACAGGATGTTTGCTTTTTTGGAAAATTTACCTTTTGATACCTTTTGTGTCGATGGGAGGGACGTTTTCAATATGAACGAGGAGAAGCATACGCTGCAGGCGCACGCTTGGGCGGAAGAGATAAAGGCGAATGGACTTTTATATGCACAGGCAGTAGAACAACGGTCTTTAGATCCTTTGCTGCCAATATTGCAAAATTCAGGATATGCGAGTTTTCTCGAGATGCTTCAGACGGATTGGATCAATTACGGACTTGGCTTATGGGAAGAAGATGTTCTCGTAGGTAGAGGTCCTGAAGTATTCGAAGAAAATGGAAAACACGGACTAAAAGATGCCAACGGCGAGTTATTGCTTCCTGCCGTATACGAGGAAATATTTGAGTTTAATGAAGCTGGTGTGGCTGTCGTCCAACAGGATCAGCTATTTGGATACATCAATGATCTTGGAGTAGAATTGGTTCCTTGTCAGTATGTAGAAGCTTTTGATGCACGGTATATCAATGGAATAAATTACAGCGAAGTAGAAGTGATGGGCAAATGGGGATTGTTACATGTGGAAGGTAATCGGCTGTGTATACCTGCAGCATATGACGAATTGAGCTGGTTGACATACGGGTATTTGAATGCAATGCGGGGAGAACAGAATTTTCTTTTTTCTGCTAAAGGCACATTGGTGGTTGGTGAGCCTGCGACTTCGCCTTTTAATTATGATTATCATAAGCTTTTTTATTGTCGTCAAAAAGGCAGCATGAAGCGAAAGTACTTCCGTATGGATGGGAAGTATCTAGGTGAATTTCTGGAAGATAGCCTATTGCCTCTATTTAATGGTTATTTCTGGATTAAACCTAATAAATTGCAGAAGAAGATCGCTATTATTAAACCGGACGGGGCTATTCTCGACAATGATATTGACCGTATTGTTACACTGGACGATTATCGTAGTGTGGCTTATCTTAAGGAAAAAGGTTGGTTTGTCTTGTCTCTGAAACACCATGATTATCGACTGCGGGATCTGCAGATTAATAAAGTTTTGATTGATAGTATACAACAATATCGAAAAGACATTTTCATTATTGTCTCGCCGATGGGCCAGGGGATATATGACGCCTATCACGATCATTGGCTTCTCAGCCCTGATCCCAATTATCAGAAGATTGAACATTGTTTTTTGGAGTTTATGCGTATTCAGCAGGCCGATGGCATGTTTTATTATGACACCAAAGTAAATGTGCGTGGTGAGTTGTATGATTATATTTGTGCTCCTTTTTATTACCCTAAAGTGGAGGATAATGAGGCTGCGCTATTGCTGTTATTCAAAGGAACACAATTGTTTTATCTCAACCCAGCACGCCATCCTGTCGAGATTCCCGAAACGGCATTTGGGCGTTTATACGAGGAACGGTACAGTCTTCAAGGACATGACCAAAGTTATTTTATTGCTTTTTATCAGCGATGGACAAAACAAAAAGGTGTTGGATATGAAAGTTATTTCGATAATGAAACGCTCTATGAGCAAGGCCAGCGGTTTTATGATACACAAAATATAAAAGACGCCATTCGGCTGTTGACCATTGGTGCCTCTAGGGGAAGTGCAGACTGTCAGTATGTGTTGGGAAATATTTATACGGATGCCGATTATGAAGAGACTCTGGATATCGCAAGAGGACGGCAGTTTTATGAACAGGCGATGAAACAGGATCACGCAAAAGCATGGACCAATTGGGGCTTCCTCCATGCGACAGGTTTTGGCGTGGAGCTGAATATTGAACAAGCAATAAAAGCCTATTCGAGAGCAGCGGAATTGGGTGAACCTCAAGCCTTGAGCAATCTGGGCAATCTGTATTTCGACGATGAGCATGTCGAACAAGATTATGCACGTGCTCTTTCCTATTTTAAACAGGCAGAGAAGGGCGGAATTGCCAACTATGCACAGATGGCTGAAATTTACTTCCAGCAACAGGATTATTCTAATTTGATACGCTGTCTAAAAAAAGATGAAGCGGGACAGTACGCAGCGATTTACTATGGTATTCTGTATGAAGAAGGATTGGGTGTAAAGCAAAGCATTTCCAAGGCATTAAAGTATTATGAACAGGCAAACAATGATGCAGTGTATGCATATGCAGTAAATCGTCTATTGTACTACTATCAAACGGGCAGCAGCTTCGCTAATAGTGAGAAATATGCTTTTTGGCTGAATTTTGCAGCAGAGAATAATGTAGATGTGGAAAAATAA
- a CDS encoding Gfo/Idh/MocA family protein: MDRKNFLLSMLVLGLSFPANATHSSADLALAVASMQGKKKIGIIGLDSTHSIAFTKAINTAVPDSLYAQFSVVAAYPYGSLTIPLSVERIPRIAAEIQQYGVTIVSSIAQLLKKVDYVLLETNDGNLHLQQALEVIRAGKPLFIDKPIANSYDDAVRIFEAAEKYNCPVFSSSSLRYIVGLQDIDKNRVVGAELYSPAVTDPSHKDLYWYGIHGVEMLFALMGAGCKKVRTIQERGVSMYVGQWDDGRIASLRGIREGKDDFGGTVFLTDQIVHLGQFMGYGPLLDHILPFFQTGISPVDEKETLAICAFIDAAEESKLSGGVPILLQKPR; the protein is encoded by the coding sequence ATGGATAGAAAGAATTTTTTACTGTCGATGTTGGTATTGGGATTATCTTTTCCAGCGAACGCTACTCACTCGTCTGCAGACCTAGCCTTGGCGGTGGCGTCAATGCAGGGTAAGAAAAAGATAGGCATCATAGGCTTAGATAGTACGCATTCAATTGCTTTTACAAAAGCAATTAATACCGCTGTTCCGGATAGTCTCTATGCACAGTTCTCAGTTGTTGCTGCCTACCCTTATGGGAGTCTGACAATCCCTCTGAGTGTTGAACGAATACCTAGAATTGCCGCCGAAATCCAGCAATATGGCGTCACAATTGTTTCCAGTATCGCGCAGCTGCTCAAAAAAGTCGATTATGTGTTACTGGAAACAAACGATGGTAACCTTCATTTGCAACAGGCCTTAGAGGTAATTCGGGCAGGAAAGCCGCTCTTCATAGATAAGCCAATTGCCAATTCATACGATGATGCCGTCAGGATATTTGAAGCTGCAGAGAAGTATAATTGTCCTGTTTTTTCCTCAAGTTCTCTCCGTTACATCGTCGGTTTACAAGATATAGACAAAAATCGGGTAGTAGGTGCTGAGCTGTATAGTCCAGCTGTGACCGATCCATCACATAAAGACCTGTACTGGTATGGCATCCATGGTGTGGAAATGTTGTTTGCTTTAATGGGGGCTGGATGCAAAAAGGTGCGCACTATACAGGAACGCGGTGTTTCCATGTACGTTGGGCAGTGGGATGATGGCCGGATAGCGTCGTTACGTGGAATCCGGGAGGGAAAAGATGATTTTGGAGGCACGGTCTTCCTAACAGATCAAATTGTGCATCTAGGACAGTTTATGGGGTACGGTCCCCTGCTTGATCATATTCTTCCGTTTTTCCAAACAGGGATCAGTCCGGTGGATGAGAAAGAAACCTTGGCGATATGTGCCTTTATTGATGCGGCAGAGGAAAGTAAATTAAGTGGAGGCGTACCTATTTTATTGCAGAAGCCGAGGTAG
- a CDS encoding M20 metallopeptidase family protein, with protein sequence MNRLLTNLSAEIKQLFPKIVEIRRHLHRYPELSFEEYKTSAYVQKQLAILDISYEVVADTGVVALIEGERTGADDIVVLRADMDALPIHEQNEVDYKSVNEGVMHACGHDFHTANLLGVASVLKKYIAEFSGKIVLLFQPAEEKIPGGAIQILESGILESFGGKIKAVLGIHVSPRVPLGKIGLREGRFMASSDEFYLTITGSGGHAAEPHRAVDPIMIAAQLLTTLQQVVSRKANPDTPSVLTFGRFIGDGAANVIPQQVSLAGTFRTMDETWRKEALETVAEISHTLPTALGAAVDVEVRHGYPALYNDPELTRQVKNGIEQSMGDGVVQDLDIWMAAEDFAYYGYRYPALFMLVGTDNNDSATQYGLHNPQFNLDEKAFEIGIAALVNSTIYLLNRPNG encoded by the coding sequence ATGAACCGTTTGCTGACTAATTTAAGTGCTGAAATTAAACAGCTTTTCCCAAAGATTGTGGAGATCCGCCGTCACCTCCATCGTTACCCTGAACTATCTTTTGAGGAATATAAAACAAGTGCCTATGTTCAAAAACAGCTGGCTATACTTGACATATCTTATGAGGTGGTGGCAGATACTGGTGTCGTCGCCCTGATTGAAGGAGAGCGAACAGGGGCTGACGATATCGTAGTGTTGCGGGCCGATATGGACGCATTGCCTATTCATGAACAGAACGAAGTTGATTATAAATCTGTAAATGAAGGTGTTATGCATGCGTGCGGACACGATTTCCATACGGCAAACCTATTGGGTGTTGCGTCCGTTCTAAAGAAATATATTGCTGAATTTTCGGGAAAAATTGTGTTGTTATTTCAGCCTGCTGAGGAGAAAATTCCGGGGGGCGCGATCCAAATTCTGGAGTCTGGTATCTTGGAATCTTTTGGAGGTAAGATCAAGGCTGTTTTGGGAATCCATGTTAGTCCGCGTGTTCCGTTAGGGAAAATAGGCTTGCGTGAAGGACGCTTTATGGCGTCTAGCGATGAGTTTTATTTGACGATCACGGGGAGTGGGGGCCATGCGGCCGAACCGCACCGTGCCGTGGACCCCATTATGATCGCTGCTCAGCTGCTGACAACCTTACAACAGGTAGTCAGTCGGAAAGCCAATCCGGATACACCTTCGGTATTGACATTTGGCCGTTTTATCGGTGACGGCGCTGCAAATGTTATCCCTCAACAAGTCAGCTTGGCAGGTACATTTCGGACTATGGATGAGACCTGGCGTAAAGAGGCGTTAGAAACCGTTGCAGAAATTTCCCATACATTGCCTACTGCATTAGGAGCAGCTGTGGACGTCGAGGTACGGCATGGTTATCCGGCTTTATATAATGATCCCGAGCTGACCCGGCAGGTCAAGAATGGGATAGAGCAAAGCATGGGAGATGGAGTTGTGCAAGATCTGGACATATGGATGGCAGCAGAAGATTTTGCCTATTACGGATATCGGTATCCAGCCTTATTTATGTTGGTGGGTACAGACAATAACGATAGTGCCACCCAGTACGGACTTCATAATCCGCAGTTCAATCTCGATGAAAAAGCTTTCGAAATAGGCATTGCGGCTTTAGTGAACAGTACGATTTATTTATTGAACCGGCCGAATGGATAG